From a single Nocardioides panacis genomic region:
- a CDS encoding sulfite exporter TauE/SafE family protein has product MDLPFVLAVLAAGFGAGFVLTAVGAGSLVSFPILVGAGLSPLVANVCNNVGLVPGGLTGAFGFRRELAGHRALVLRVATTSAVGALLGAVLLLALPPGAFSQVVPWLVLGSATLVGLGPFIASAVRRRAVRLGVEVADDRVVMGPRLTGLSALIGVYGGYFGAAQGVLLVAVLALGLDVPLSAVNGLKNVAVAAANVAATLVFVFFAPLDWPVVGLIAIGSVVGGWLGAHLGRRLPPTVFRVLVVVFGWAVGLKLLLS; this is encoded by the coding sequence ATGGACCTCCCCTTCGTGCTGGCGGTGCTGGCCGCCGGCTTCGGCGCGGGCTTCGTGCTGACCGCGGTCGGCGCCGGGTCGCTGGTCAGCTTCCCGATCCTGGTCGGCGCCGGCCTGTCCCCGCTGGTCGCCAACGTCTGCAACAACGTCGGGCTGGTGCCCGGCGGGCTCACCGGGGCGTTCGGGTTCCGGCGCGAGCTGGCCGGCCACCGGGCACTGGTGCTGCGGGTCGCCACCACCAGCGCGGTCGGCGCCCTGCTCGGCGCGGTGCTGCTCCTCGCGCTGCCGCCCGGGGCGTTCAGCCAGGTCGTGCCGTGGCTGGTGCTGGGGTCCGCGACCCTCGTCGGGCTCGGCCCGTTCATCGCCTCCGCGGTGCGCCGCCGGGCGGTCCGGCTCGGCGTGGAGGTGGCCGACGACCGGGTCGTGATGGGCCCCCGGCTGACCGGGCTGTCCGCGCTGATCGGGGTGTACGGCGGGTACTTCGGCGCGGCCCAGGGCGTGCTGCTCGTCGCGGTCCTGGCGCTCGGTCTCGACGTACCCCTGTCGGCGGTGAACGGCCTGAAGAACGTCGCGGTGGCGGCCGCCAACGTCGCGGCCACGCTCGTCTTCGTGTTCTTCGCGCCGCTGGACTGGCCCGTGGTGGGGCTGATCGCGATCGGCTCGGTGGTCGGCGGCTGGCTCGGCGCTCACCTCGGCCGCCGGCTGCCCCCGACCGTGTTCCGGGTGCTGGTCGTCGTCTTCGGCTGGGCGGTAGGCCTGAAGCTCCTGCTGTCCTGA